From Microcystis aeruginosa NIES-2549, a single genomic window includes:
- a CDS encoding efflux RND transporter permease subunit, whose product MLENISLSGLSIRRHIGVLTLTIAVIIIGLFFLNRLQVDLLPSITYPRISLRMNVPGVSPEVILEEVTKPLEEGMSATEGVVQVYSETREGRMRVDLFFQPGGDLNVALNEATESFNRVRQNLPDIIEEPRLNKFEPSRLPVYEFALVSDTLPIKDLRLFADEELGRELGFVEGVAVVDVIGGVREEIQVNIDLQRLQFLGVGLNQVLDTLKRRNQDISGGRLQGETGEPLTRAVGKFKNVADIQDLALTDSNNPEEKIYLRDVARVIDGTEEQRIFVTLNGKNAVRVSVQKQPNANTIAVVEGVKKRITELKKSGLMTGGIQVVTTTDESVFIQNAVNNVVSSGLAGTILAGLTVFVFLGSLRQTFIITLAIPLSTLVAIICMKLFGLSINVFSLGGLALGVGIVVDNSIVMLENIALKVNQNQNKQDFLEIARNSSQEVESALVASTATNLVSILPFLLLGGFISLLFNEIILTISFAVAASLLCALTVVPMLASRLLNMRVSSGIHRFWLLKVFSQRIEGLTILYGRFLAKILHYRIPVILLAFLILGGSSFYLWQYIPQEVFSRIQTGQVNVFAQFPPGTNLNTNRQVMREVEKILLSQPETEYVFTTSGGSLFGTTTNENILRASSTISLKKGTNTEAYIERMSKALEQLNLVNVRLRLTPGQVRGIILNNSPSVGADVDVMLQGRDGKTLEQAGEEILGILDEKVPSARFRADADPRQPEIQIKPDWTRLNSLGLSTLEVGQTLRTAIQGSIPTQLQRGERLIDIRVQLDPNSRQKISDISQIPIFVNRQEDLKLADIARIEGGKTPAVIQRINQRQVFIIIGSLVEGAKLSDALAGVQSVLNATPLPDGVSILPSAAAISNQEIQGSLGLLAGLSVFLVFVVMAVQYNSLIDPLVIMLTVPLALAGGIFGLYWTKTPINAIVIVGVVLLVGIVVNNAIIMVELANQLRQEFGFTRLQAILKAAPQRLRPILMTTVTTVLGLFPLALGLGEGGEFLQPLGIVVFSGLSLATLLTLFIIPCFYVLFSRK is encoded by the coding sequence ATGTTAGAAAACATCTCCCTAAGCGGTCTATCAATTCGTCGTCACATAGGAGTATTGACGTTAACTATAGCAGTTATCATCATCGGTCTTTTTTTTCTAAATCGTTTACAAGTAGATTTGCTTCCTTCTATCACTTATCCCCGCATTAGTTTAAGGATGAATGTCCCGGGAGTTTCCCCGGAAGTTATTCTCGAAGAAGTAACTAAACCCCTAGAAGAAGGAATGAGTGCCACCGAGGGAGTAGTGCAAGTTTATTCAGAAACTCGCGAGGGGAGGATGCGAGTAGATTTATTTTTTCAACCGGGGGGAGACTTAAACGTTGCTTTAAATGAAGCTACCGAAAGTTTTAATCGTGTCCGACAAAATTTACCCGATATTATTGAGGAACCGCGCTTAAATAAATTTGAACCATCTCGTTTACCCGTCTATGAATTCGCTCTCGTTTCTGATACCCTACCCATAAAAGATTTAAGATTATTTGCCGATGAAGAATTAGGGAGAGAATTAGGATTTGTGGAAGGAGTGGCAGTGGTGGACGTGATTGGGGGAGTTAGAGAAGAAATTCAAGTTAATATTGACCTGCAGCGATTACAATTTTTAGGAGTGGGATTAAATCAGGTTTTAGACACCCTAAAAAGACGCAATCAGGACATCTCTGGGGGCCGACTACAAGGAGAAACCGGGGAACCTTTAACCCGTGCGGTGGGGAAATTTAAAAACGTAGCGGATATTCAAGATTTAGCACTGACCGATAGTAATAATCCCGAAGAAAAAATCTATCTGCGGGATGTGGCCAGAGTTATCGATGGGACAGAAGAACAAAGAATTTTTGTCACCCTAAATGGAAAAAATGCCGTCAGGGTTAGCGTCCAAAAACAACCGAATGCGAACACGATTGCTGTGGTAGAAGGGGTCAAAAAACGCATTACAGAATTAAAAAAATCCGGGTTAATGACCGGGGGAATACAAGTCGTCACCACTACCGATGAGTCTGTATTTATCCAAAACGCGGTTAATAACGTGGTTTCCTCGGGACTAGCGGGGACAATTCTAGCAGGATTGACTGTATTCGTCTTTCTCGGTTCTCTGCGACAGACTTTTATCATTACCCTAGCGATTCCTCTTTCTACCCTCGTCGCAATTATCTGTATGAAGTTATTTGGGTTATCGATAAATGTGTTTAGTTTGGGAGGATTGGCCCTAGGGGTGGGCATCGTGGTGGATAATTCCATTGTCATGCTGGAAAATATTGCCCTCAAAGTTAATCAAAACCAAAATAAGCAAGATTTTTTAGAAATTGCGCGTAATAGCAGCCAAGAGGTAGAATCTGCTTTAGTGGCCTCCACTGCGACTAATCTCGTTTCTATCCTGCCATTTTTATTACTGGGTGGTTTTATTTCCCTGCTGTTTAACGAGATTATCCTTACTATCAGTTTTGCTGTGGCTGCTTCTCTGCTGTGTGCGTTAACCGTTGTTCCCATGTTGGCCAGTCGTTTGTTAAATATGCGGGTTTCTAGTGGTATCCATCGGTTTTGGCTCTTAAAAGTCTTTAGTCAACGTATAGAAGGTTTAACCATCCTCTACGGTCGTTTTTTAGCTAAAATCCTCCACTACAGAATACCTGTTATCCTGCTGGCCTTTTTAATTTTAGGGGGAAGTAGTTTCTATCTCTGGCAATATATCCCCCAGGAAGTCTTTAGTCGTATTCAAACCGGACAGGTGAACGTTTTTGCTCAATTTCCCCCGGGTACCAATTTAAATACTAACCGTCAGGTGATGCGGGAAGTAGAAAAGATTCTATTATCACAGCCGGAAACTGAGTATGTTTTTACTACCAGTGGCGGTTCTCTTTTTGGCACAACTACCAATGAAAATATTTTGCGTGCTTCTAGTACGATTAGTCTCAAAAAAGGCACTAATACAGAAGCCTATATCGAACGCATGAGCAAAGCACTAGAGCAATTAAACCTCGTTAACGTGCGTTTGCGTCTCACCCCCGGTCAAGTGCGCGGTATTATTCTTAATAACTCTCCCTCCGTCGGTGCCGATGTGGATGTGATGTTACAGGGACGAGATGGGAAAACTCTAGAGCAAGCTGGTGAAGAAATCCTCGGTATTCTCGATGAAAAAGTCCCTAGTGCGCGTTTTCGTGCCGATGCTGACCCCAGACAACCAGAAATCCAGATTAAACCCGATTGGACCCGCTTAAATAGTTTGGGATTGAGTACCCTGGAAGTGGGACAAACGCTACGGACCGCTATTCAAGGATCGATCCCCACCCAACTGCAACGGGGAGAAAGATTAATCGATATCCGGGTGCAATTAGACCCCAACTCGCGGCAAAAAATTAGTGATATATCACAAATACCTATTTTTGTCAATAGACAAGAAGACTTAAAATTAGCAGATATAGCCCGGATTGAAGGGGGAAAAACCCCGGCGGTCATCCAGAGAATTAATCAGCGTCAAGTTTTTATTATTATCGGCAGTTTAGTCGAGGGAGCGAAATTAAGTGACGCACTCGCGGGGGTACAATCGGTTTTAAACGCTACTCCCTTACCCGATGGTGTCAGCATTTTACCCAGTGCTGCCGCCATATCTAATCAAGAAATTCAGGGTTCTTTGGGTTTATTAGCGGGTTTATCGGTATTTTTAGTCTTTGTGGTCATGGCCGTGCAGTATAACTCGCTTATAGACCCTTTGGTGATTATGTTAACTGTTCCTTTGGCCCTAGCGGGGGGGATTTTTGGGCTATATTGGACTAAAACCCCGATTAATGCCATTGTCATCGTCGGGGTGGTTTTATTGGTGGGGATTGTGGTTAATAATGCGATTATTATGGTGGAATTGGCGAATCAATTGCGGCAAGAATTCGGTTTTACTCGACTACAAGCTATTTTAAAGGCCGCTCCCCAACGTTTACGACCGATTTTAATGACTACCGTGACCACGGTTTTAGGTTTATTTCCCCTCGCTTTAGGATTAGGAGAGGGGGGAGAATTCCTGCAACCTTTAGGAATTGTCGTTTTTTCGGGTTTGTCTTTAGCAACTCTGTTAACTCTGTTTATTATTCCCTGTTTTTACGTTTTATTCTCTAGAAAATAA
- a CDS encoding LCP family protein, whose translation MANVSGRFEKQEYSQNSENTVTVVSSVMSGLKKASPLQKGLFWGITLSFTALVSATVGAAVALISPLPAPIGAIFQKTTFPTQTDILEAQAWNSLINQQLSRPVNILVMGIDRVLDAKNSDDLFKGRSDTMLLVRFDPSDKTVRMLSIPRDSRVRIPGHGFTKINDANVHGGPTLAAEVVSNTLGDITIDRYVRVTTDAFKELVDLVGGVEVYVPERMYHKDVTQKLEIDLQEGWQNLNGDQAEQFARFRNPQYGDIGRVQRQQILLKALQQKIFSPTILPSLPKAVQVLQQYIDTNLSVEEMLAIANFGREIKRDDLRMILLPGRFNNLEEYDGRSYWILSRREIRTIVANNFTDNYGGGETSVYSLRIAIQNATHTKGLARRTRNYLAKQGYTNVYISDDSSQKLETTAIIAQKGDVQSANLLKNQLGIGKVESSSTGALDSDLTIRVGDDVAQFLDAQQ comes from the coding sequence ATGGCCAATGTTTCCGGGCGGTTTGAAAAGCAAGAATACAGCCAAAACTCAGAAAATACCGTCACGGTGGTCAGTTCAGTCATGTCCGGTTTAAAAAAAGCATCTCCCCTGCAAAAGGGCTTATTTTGGGGAATAACCCTCAGTTTTACCGCCCTAGTTTCCGCCACTGTTGGGGCTGCCGTCGCTTTAATTAGTCCCTTACCCGCACCAATTGGGGCCATCTTCCAAAAAACGACTTTTCCCACCCAAACAGACATCCTTGAGGCCCAAGCTTGGAATAGCCTAATTAATCAGCAGCTTTCTCGTCCTGTTAATATTTTAGTTATGGGCATCGATCGAGTTTTAGATGCCAAAAACAGCGACGATCTATTTAAAGGTCGCAGCGATACCATGCTCCTAGTGCGCTTCGATCCTAGCGATAAAACCGTGAGAATGCTGTCTATCCCTCGCGATAGCCGCGTCAGAATCCCCGGCCACGGTTTCACTAAAATCAACGATGCCAACGTTCACGGTGGACCGACTCTAGCGGCAGAAGTGGTCAGTAATACTTTAGGGGATATTACCATCGATCGCTATGTGCGGGTAACTACCGATGCCTTTAAGGAATTAGTCGATTTAGTCGGGGGTGTAGAGGTTTATGTACCCGAACGAATGTATCATAAAGATGTCACCCAAAAATTAGAAATTGATTTACAAGAGGGTTGGCAAAATCTCAACGGCGACCAAGCCGAACAATTTGCCCGTTTTCGTAACCCGCAATACGGCGATATTGGTCGCGTACAAAGACAACAAATTTTATTAAAAGCACTACAACAAAAGATTTTTAGTCCGACAATTCTCCCCAGTCTCCCGAAAGCAGTACAGGTTTTACAACAATATATCGATACGAATTTAAGCGTCGAGGAAATGCTGGCTATCGCTAATTTTGGCCGGGAAATTAAACGAGATGACTTGAGAATGATCCTACTCCCCGGCCGGTTTAATAACCTCGAGGAATACGATGGTCGCAGTTATTGGATTTTGAGCCGTCGCGAAATCAGAACCATTGTGGCTAACAATTTTACCGATAACTATGGGGGGGGAGAAACCTCCGTTTATAGCCTGCGGATTGCCATTCAAAACGCCACCCATACCAAAGGTTTAGCCCGTCGTACTCGTAATTATCTGGCCAAACAGGGCTATACAAATGTTTATATTAGCGATGACTCCTCCCAAAAGCTAGAAACCACCGCAATTATTGCCCAAAAAGGTGATGTTCAGTCCGCTAACCTCTTGAAAAATCAATTGGGAATCGGTAAAGTAGAATCATCCTCCACTGGTGCTTTAGACTCAGACCTAACTATTCGGGTGGGTGATGATGTGGCCCAGTTTCTCGACGCTCAACAGTAA
- a CDS encoding C40 family peptidase, with product MKIISLTPSSTQEYLCKRDLNLYNSPSCQELATQAQQGRQLKFISLEITEKGLQIQLREDNYLAWLCGEDLDAIAVATTAYQKIPLTRSDIEKHIPEIISFTQEAMNRTNHYLWGGTLAPNYDCSGLIQAAFASFDIWLPRDSYQQEAFCQKINREELLPGDLIFFGDKRVNHVALYLGNNQYIHSSGKETGNNGIAINLLTDDKDSVSRHYYQKLWSFGRVMHN from the coding sequence ATGAAAATCATCTCTCTTACCCCATCATCCACCCAAGAATATCTCTGTAAAAGAGACTTAAATCTCTACAATTCTCCCAGTTGTCAAGAGTTAGCTACCCAAGCACAACAGGGAAGACAATTAAAATTTATTTCCCTAGAAATTACCGAAAAAGGGCTACAAATTCAGCTAAGGGAAGATAATTATTTAGCTTGGTTATGCGGAGAAGATTTAGATGCAATTGCGGTGGCCACCACAGCTTATCAAAAAATTCCTCTAACTCGTTCAGACATAGAAAAACATATTCCTGAGATTATCTCTTTTACTCAGGAAGCAATGAATCGTACCAATCATTATCTCTGGGGTGGAACCCTTGCACCTAATTACGATTGTTCGGGATTAATCCAGGCCGCTTTTGCCAGCTTTGACATTTGGTTGCCGAGGGATTCCTATCAACAGGAGGCTTTTTGTCAAAAAATAAACCGAGAGGAATTACTCCCAGGAGATTTAATTTTTTTTGGTGATAAAAGAGTTAATCATGTGGCTTTATATCTAGGGAATAATCAATATATCCACAGTTCAGGCAAAGAAACAGGTAACAATGGTATCGCTATAAATCTCCTCACCGATGATAAAGATAGCGTCAGTCGTCATTATTATCAAAAATTATGGAGTTTCGGTCGAGTTATGCACAATTAA